A stretch of DNA from Thermodesulfobacteriota bacterium:
CAGAACTGGCGTTCCCGGCCGGTGCGGTACGCTGTCCGGAAAAGCTCCGGGGGCCGCACCATCGGGTCGGCCACCATGCCCTATACCGGGTTTTTCATTCTGGTGTTCCTGGTGATCCATCTCATCGGGTTCCGCCTGGAAGTGAACTCGGGCCGGTCGGTTTACGAGATCATGACCGGCGCCTTCACCTCGCCGCTGACGGTCGCTGTCTATGTGATGGCCGTGCTGGTGGTGGCAATCCATATCAGCCACGGCTTCTGGAGCCTGTTTCAGACCGTAGGCTTCAACCACGCCAAGTATTCGCCCCTGATCGCCAGGGCCGGCCTGGCGTTCGCGGCGGTGGTGGCGGCGGGTTTCGGCCTGATACCGGTTTATC
This window harbors:
- a CDS encoding succinate dehydrogenase cytochrome b subunit, with translation MNPLLTVFTSSIGKKLLMAVTGFCFCGFLVVHLIGNLTVYGGSETFSAYVEHLHSLGVLINVAELGLVLLALVHVTTGTVLFYQNWRSRPVRYAVRKSSGGRTIGSATMPYTGFFILVFLVIHLIGFRLEVNSGRSVYEIMTGAFTSPLTVAVYVMAVLVVAIHISHGFWSLFQTVGFNHAKYSPLIARAGLAFAAVVAAGFGLIPVYLIMI